One Pseudomonas ekonensis DNA window includes the following coding sequences:
- a CDS encoding DUF3299 domain-containing protein — MRRLLLTLLLLGSGLAHAGELPETDWLELMPKSDQKALEAMPEIDHNSPEANGTFTQKGGMKQAKGLPAVMYSTKTVASMNDKRIRIGGYPVPLESDAKGRSTLFFLVPYPGACIHVPPPPPNQLVLVRYPKGLKLDDIYTPLWVTGTLKVEKVSNDLADAAYALDADKVKVVQESDL, encoded by the coding sequence ATGCGTCGTCTTCTGTTGACTCTCCTTTTGCTGGGCAGCGGTCTGGCCCACGCCGGCGAACTGCCGGAAACCGACTGGCTGGAACTGATGCCCAAGTCGGACCAGAAAGCCCTCGAAGCCATGCCCGAAATCGACCACAACTCCCCGGAGGCCAACGGCACCTTCACCCAGAAGGGCGGGATGAAACAGGCCAAGGGCCTGCCGGCGGTGATGTATTCGACCAAGACCGTGGCGTCGATGAACGACAAGCGCATCCGCATCGGCGGCTATCCGGTGCCGCTGGAGTCGGACGCCAAGGGCCGCAGCACGCTGTTCTTCCTGGTGCCGTACCCGGGCGCCTGCATCCACGTGCCGCCACCGCCGCCCAACCAATTGGTGCTGGTGCGCTATCCCAAGGGCCTGAAGCTGGACGACATCTACACGCCGCTGTGGGTGACCGGCACGCTGAAGGTCGAGAAGGTCAGCAATGACCTGGCCGACGCAGCGTATGCGCTGGATGCGGACAAGGTGAAGGTGGTGCAGGAATCGGATCTCTGA
- a CDS encoding GlsB/YeaQ/YmgE family stress response membrane protein translates to MGIIGTIFIGLIVGLLARFLKPGDDSMGWIMTILLGIGGSLAATYGGQALGIYHAGQAAGFFGALVGAIILLVIYGLIKKS, encoded by the coding sequence ATGGGAATTATCGGTACCATCTTCATCGGCCTGATCGTCGGCCTGCTGGCGCGGTTCCTCAAGCCGGGCGACGACAGCATGGGCTGGATCATGACCATCCTGCTGGGTATCGGCGGTTCGCTGGCGGCCACCTACGGCGGCCAGGCCCTGGGCATTTACCACGCAGGCCAGGCCGCCGGCTTCTTCGGCGCGCTGGTCGGCGCGATCATCCTGCTGGTGATCTACGGCCTGATCAAAAAGAGCTGA
- the purE gene encoding 5-(carboxyamino)imidazole ribonucleotide mutase, whose protein sequence is MSALVGVIMGSKSDWSTLSHTADMLEKLGIPYEVKVVSAHRTPDLLFQYAEEAEGRGIEVIIAGAGGAAHLPGMCAAKTHLPVLGVPVQSAMLSGVDSLLSIVQMPAGVPVATLAIGKAGAINAALLSASILGAKHPQFHAVLKTFRAEQTDSVLDNPDPRIA, encoded by the coding sequence ATGAGTGCACTGGTTGGCGTGATCATGGGCTCCAAGTCCGATTGGTCCACCCTTAGCCACACCGCCGATATGCTGGAAAAGCTCGGCATCCCCTACGAGGTGAAAGTGGTTTCCGCCCACCGCACCCCGGACCTGCTGTTCCAGTACGCCGAAGAGGCCGAAGGCCGCGGCATCGAGGTGATCATCGCCGGTGCCGGCGGTGCGGCGCACCTGCCGGGCATGTGCGCGGCCAAGACCCACTTGCCGGTGCTGGGCGTGCCGGTGCAGTCGGCCATGCTCTCGGGCGTCGATTCGCTGCTGTCGATCGTGCAGATGCCGGCCGGCGTTCCGGTCGCCACCCTGGCCATCGGCAAGGCCGGCGCGATCAACGCCGCGCTGCTGTCGGCCAGCATCCTGGGCGCCAAGCACCCGCAGTTCCACGCGGTGCTGAAGACCTTCCGCGCCGAGCAGACTGACAGCGTCCTGGACAATCCAGACCCACGCATTGCCTGA
- a CDS encoding 5-(carboxyamino)imidazole ribonucleotide synthase: MKIGVIGGGQLGRMLALAGTPLGMNFAFLDPAPDACAAALGEHLRADYGDQDHLRQLADEVDLVTFEFESVPAETVAFLSQFVPVYPSAEALRIARDRWFEKSMFKELGIPTPAFADIQSQADLDAAVAAIGLPAVLKTRTLGYDGKGQKVLRTPEDVAGTFAELGSVACLLEGFVPFTGEVSLIAVRARDGETRFYPLVHNTHDSGILKLSVASTDHPLQALAEDYSSRVLTKLNYVGVMAFEFFEVDGGLKANEIAPRVHNSGHWTTEGAECSQFENHLRAVAGLPLGSTAKVGESAMLNFIGKVPETEKVLAIADCHLHHYGKAFKAGRKVGHANLRCADKATLAQQILKVEALIAE, encoded by the coding sequence ATGAAGATCGGTGTGATCGGTGGCGGCCAGTTGGGCCGCATGCTGGCCCTGGCGGGCACCCCGCTGGGCATGAACTTCGCTTTCCTGGATCCTGCGCCGGACGCCTGTGCCGCCGCGCTGGGCGAACACCTGCGGGCCGACTACGGCGATCAGGACCACCTGCGCCAACTGGCCGATGAAGTCGACCTGGTGACCTTCGAGTTCGAAAGCGTCCCGGCCGAGACCGTGGCGTTCCTCTCCCAGTTCGTGCCGGTGTACCCGAGCGCCGAAGCCTTGCGCATCGCCCGCGACCGCTGGTTCGAGAAGAGCATGTTCAAGGAGCTGGGGATTCCGACCCCGGCGTTCGCCGACATCCAGTCGCAGGCCGATCTGGACGCCGCCGTGGCGGCCATCGGCCTGCCGGCCGTGCTCAAGACCCGCACCCTGGGCTACGACGGCAAGGGCCAGAAGGTCCTGCGCACGCCTGAGGATGTGGCCGGCACGTTCGCCGAGCTGGGCAGCGTGGCCTGCCTGCTGGAAGGCTTCGTGCCGTTCACCGGCGAAGTCTCGCTGATCGCCGTGCGCGCCCGTGACGGGGAGACCCGGTTCTACCCGCTGGTGCACAACACCCACGACAGCGGCATCCTCAAGCTGTCGGTGGCCAGCACCGATCACCCGTTGCAGGCCCTGGCCGAAGACTACTCCAGCCGTGTGCTGACCAAGCTGAACTACGTCGGCGTGATGGCGTTCGAGTTCTTCGAGGTCGACGGCGGCCTGAAGGCCAACGAAATCGCCCCGCGGGTGCACAACTCCGGGCACTGGACCACCGAAGGCGCCGAGTGCAGCCAGTTCGAGAACCACCTGCGGGCGGTGGCCGGCCTGCCGCTGGGCTCGACCGCCAAGGTCGGCGAGAGCGCGATGCTCAACTTCATCGGCAAGGTGCCGGAGACCGAGAAAGTGCTGGCCATCGCCGATTGCCACCTGCACCACTACGGCAAGGCGTTCAAGGCCGGGCGCAAGGTCGGCCACGCCAACCTGCGCTGTGCCGACAAGGCGACCCTGGCGCAGCAGATCCTCAAGGTCGAGGCGCTGATCGCCGAGTGA
- a CDS encoding LysR substrate-binding domain-containing protein — protein sequence MNLESKWLEDFSALAATRSFSQAAERRFVTQPAFSRRIRSLEAALGLTLVNRSRTPIELTAAGQLFLVTARTVVEQLGEVLRHLHHLEGGQGEVIQVAAAHSLALGFFPRWIAQLRNEGLNIATRLVATNVGDAVHALREGGCDLMLAFYDPDAAMQMDADIFPSLHLGHTEMLPVCAADANGRPLFDLEGEASVPLLAYSAGAFLGRSVNGLLRQRQLRFTTVYETAMADSLKSMALEGLGIAWVPQLSVRAELARGELVICGGPQWHVPLEIRLYRCALVRKANVRLLWRKLEGGAAQTA from the coding sequence ATGAATCTGGAAAGCAAATGGCTTGAGGACTTCAGTGCCCTGGCCGCCACCCGCAGCTTCTCGCAGGCGGCTGAACGGCGCTTCGTGACCCAGCCTGCGTTCAGCCGACGGATCCGCAGCCTGGAGGCCGCGCTGGGGCTGACCCTGGTCAACCGTTCGCGCACGCCCATCGAGCTGACGGCGGCGGGGCAACTGTTCCTCGTGACGGCGCGCACGGTGGTCGAACAGCTCGGCGAAGTGCTGCGCCACCTGCACCATCTGGAGGGTGGGCAGGGCGAGGTGATCCAGGTGGCGGCGGCGCACTCCCTGGCGCTGGGCTTCTTTCCGCGCTGGATCGCGCAGTTGCGCAACGAAGGCCTGAACATCGCCACGCGGTTGGTGGCGACCAACGTCGGCGACGCCGTGCATGCCCTGCGCGAAGGCGGCTGCGACCTGATGCTGGCCTTCTATGACCCGGATGCGGCGATGCAGATGGACGCGGACATCTTCCCGTCGCTGCACCTGGGCCACACCGAAATGCTGCCGGTGTGCGCGGCGGACGCCAACGGCCGGCCGCTGTTCGACCTGGAAGGCGAGGCGAGCGTGCCGCTGCTGGCCTACAGCGCGGGGGCGTTCCTGGGGCGTTCGGTGAACGGCCTGCTGCGCCAGCGCCAATTGCGCTTCACCACCGTCTACGAGACCGCCATGGCCGACAGCCTCAAGAGCATGGCGCTCGAAGGCCTGGGGATCGCCTGGGTGCCGCAGTTGAGCGTGCGCGCCGAACTGGCCCGCGGCGAACTGGTGATCTGCGGCGGCCCGCAGTGGCATGTGCCGCTGGAGATCCGCCTGTACCGCTGCGCGCTGGTGCGCAAAGCCAACGTGCGGCTGCTGTGGCGCAAGCTCGAGGGCGGAGCCGCGCAAACGGCTTGA